A genomic region of Desulfosarcina ovata subsp. ovata contains the following coding sequences:
- a CDS encoding metal transporter: protein MTDEKQTGNKTGDLSEVIGDGAATLGNLLSAFQTHMAGITKYTTDFFIPYVLAVNYFQRVESTRLYKENPQDSKDAYMGLLENNLELMTRSLDGSTQMMLAYLQNEVDGFAEAAKQLLFDFNFSKMKTFTARQADLMNSVVNGYPEAIAAIEPEYGFHFERGEHAKVDETDRFLLYRIAPSLPNVETRQDAKPVLIIPPYVLGANILGFLPGEQRSYAHCFANQGIPTYIRILKPFDATPALQVMTGEEDALDTQRFCETILKSHGKPVTLNGYCQGGYNALCTLLSGRLDGLVDAFITCVSPMDGTRSKGLAHFLSRLPKRFNDLAYGTKILPNGNEVADGQLMGWVYKLKSIDQEIPAAMFFRDVLMFARSKPGAQKVNKTAAALNYWLQNDRSDLPMEITRISYIAYNTPITSDGCLPLGLFGGKLDLNRIKEKKIPWLICYGTHDDLVEKETALAPLDFIEAEVTPFPKGHVAIATSWSAPDSACALHTRFENGKYRGPVRFHMDLDDALTKKSSLGANTKSSKSVTTKAGKER from the coding sequence ATGACAGATGAAAAACAGACAGGTAACAAAACGGGCGATCTATCCGAAGTTATTGGCGACGGTGCTGCCACCCTGGGGAACCTGCTATCCGCGTTTCAGACCCATATGGCCGGCATAACAAAATACACCACCGATTTTTTTATCCCTTACGTTCTGGCCGTAAACTATTTCCAGCGGGTTGAAAGCACCAGGCTGTATAAAGAAAATCCACAGGACAGCAAGGATGCGTACATGGGGTTGCTGGAAAACAACCTTGAACTGATGACGCGCAGTTTGGATGGCAGCACGCAAATGATGTTGGCCTATCTGCAAAATGAGGTGGACGGGTTCGCCGAGGCCGCCAAACAGTTATTGTTTGACTTCAATTTTTCCAAGATGAAAACATTCACGGCCCGCCAGGCCGACCTGATGAATTCGGTGGTCAACGGTTATCCAGAGGCCATTGCCGCCATTGAACCGGAGTATGGGTTTCATTTCGAGCGCGGTGAGCATGCCAAAGTCGACGAAACCGATCGCTTCCTGCTGTATCGGATCGCACCATCATTGCCAAATGTGGAAACACGGCAGGACGCCAAACCGGTTTTAATCATACCGCCCTACGTACTTGGCGCCAACATCCTCGGATTCCTTCCCGGTGAGCAGCGAAGCTACGCCCATTGCTTCGCAAACCAGGGGATCCCGACATATATCCGTATCCTGAAACCCTTCGACGCCACACCGGCCTTGCAAGTGATGACCGGCGAGGAAGATGCCCTGGACACCCAACGTTTTTGTGAAACCATTTTAAAAAGCCACGGAAAACCGGTTACCCTGAACGGGTATTGCCAGGGCGGCTATAATGCGTTGTGTACTTTGCTCAGCGGGCGGTTGGATGGTCTGGTGGATGCCTTCATTACCTGTGTTTCACCGATGGACGGCACACGCAGCAAAGGGCTGGCACATTTTTTGTCGCGCCTTCCCAAACGATTCAATGACCTGGCATACGGAACCAAGATTCTCCCCAATGGAAATGAAGTGGCTGACGGGCAACTCATGGGATGGGTTTATAAACTCAAAAGCATCGATCAGGAGATCCCCGCCGCGATGTTTTTTCGTGACGTGTTGATGTTTGCCCGATCTAAACCAGGGGCCCAGAAAGTCAACAAAACTGCTGCCGCACTAAACTACTGGCTGCAGAATGACCGCAGCGATCTCCCCATGGAAATCACACGGATCAGTTATATCGCCTACAACACCCCGATCACCTCAGATGGTTGCCTGCCGCTCGGCCTGTTCGGTGGGAAGCTTGATTTGAATCGCATCAAGGAGAAAAAAATACCCTGGCTGATCTGCTATGGAACTCACGATGATCTTGTGGAAAAGGAGACCGCACTGGCACCCCTCGACTTTATCGAAGCCGAGGTGACACCGTTTCCCAAAGGTCATGTTGCCATCGCCACCTCCTGGTCCGCGCCGGATTCCGCCTGTGCCCTGCATACGCGCTTTGAAAACGGCAAATACCGCGGGCCGGTACGATTCCACATGGATCTGGATGATGCCCTGACGAAAAAAAGCAGCCTTGGCGCAAACACAAAATCGTCCAAATCGGTTACAACAAAAGCCGGAAAAGAAAGATAA
- a CDS encoding IS1 family transposase, with protein sequence MLLFTCKCPNCSSENIRHDYVYRTISNGDREMFLCQDCKYSFSETKNTFLQDIRKPVSKIWEVLNARTEGTSLNATCRIFKIAKNTLLAWERKFSYLYSTLFIYSMAHTFIQSVIEGDEFYTKVKKNVPAEESSGWTIVLMDRASRFIWEMSCGKKDRSLFEKAIKTLAELVNQTEDITLLTDGERRYGKILFEICHELFQTGMRGRPRKVLKKGVTVRVKNKGSQAHKKGRKRPKYQTTCPQHPETTNHITDKETHANHVEANNAAMRRKCSAYRRKTNTYAKSETGLQRVLNVYWVIHNFLRVHFTTKKVPAVSLGVLECEITPEALFSAQHI encoded by the coding sequence ATGCTGTTATTTACATGCAAATGTCCCAATTGTTCGTCTGAAAATATCCGACATGACTATGTATATCGCACAATTTCTAACGGTGATAGGGAAATGTTTCTTTGTCAAGACTGCAAATATTCATTCTCAGAAACAAAAAACACCTTCCTGCAAGATATCAGAAAGCCTGTCAGTAAAATTTGGGAGGTCTTAAACGCCCGAACTGAGGGAACGTCACTCAATGCCACCTGCCGGATCTTTAAAATCGCTAAAAACACCCTTCTTGCCTGGGAAAGAAAATTTTCCTATCTTTATAGTACTTTATTTATCTATTCAATGGCGCATACGTTCATCCAGTCAGTCATTGAAGGTGATGAATTTTATACAAAAGTCAAAAAAAATGTTCCTGCTGAAGAATCTTCCGGATGGACTATTGTCCTCATGGATAGAGCCAGCCGTTTCATTTGGGAAATGAGCTGCGGTAAAAAGGACAGGTCCCTTTTTGAAAAAGCAATCAAAACCCTGGCGGAACTTGTCAACCAAACTGAAGACATAACCCTTCTGACAGATGGTGAACGTCGATATGGAAAAATTCTATTTGAAATATGCCACGAGCTTTTTCAAACTGGCATGCGTGGTCGTCCTCGAAAAGTGTTGAAAAAGGGAGTCACCGTCAGGGTAAAAAACAAAGGATCCCAAGCCCATAAGAAAGGACGCAAAAGGCCAAAATACCAGACAACATGTCCTCAACACCCTGAGACCACAAACCATATTACAGATAAGGAAACACACGCCAACCACGTTGAAGCCAACAATGCTGCAATGCGCCGAAAATGTTCCGCGTATAGAAGAAAAACAAACACATATGCAAAATCAGAAACCGGTCTTCAACGCGTGTTGAACGTTTATTGGGTTATCCATAACTTCCTCAGAGTTCACTTTACGACCAAAAAGGTGCCCGCTGTTAGTTTAGGAGTACTCGAATGCGAGATCACTCCAGAAGCACTTTTCAGTGCACAACATATTTAA
- a CDS encoding UvrD-helicase domain-containing protein codes for MENKKRGSMDLLDFTQKLNEEFKKDCVICTAERPWFGHFILETDECRLSYKIGDKKNAELQIIDWRNPLSKGFYNMVPGDYFDMDEWQVEKQRKERYHSISGEVLQQTKIVDRNRTIFQATIQTKDNDHLVEIKDDTYVFLDDVSAYFTSIEGLPDIRSMLTKDQYELITANHLQPLIIQGSAGSGKTTVALYRASWLTYAESARHPVDPKNILIVMFNKALQSFISNLLEPLGIESANLFTFHAWALSEVKKAYKGKIKICIDPFEGEQTAKSIKKQIGILRAIEVFVNGQIQRLYKWVEQKLSPYRGQRWIDDLTQSEQPIVQRLIRLRTKALIERNNAQGREKEELEQIHLLFSQAVKRMTQYKEELLKFLTDKVLLKKHLKHISENEIDTLVRYQKSLQGKDSSPRRPGPFVGFDDLSLILYLIELKNGGLTDKNNENVNLFDHLIIDEAQDFGAIEMTVLLSSVKTRAGVTIVGDINQKIIPEADFMGWEKLAEELGIEGATVSTLEVAHRSTKPIMDLACSVLKSARSTRGRNGISPAITVLSSEEDKIKYIVDILKQLSLTSENQHTCIICRHAKDARPFADMLSKALPNIQIRLGHNKEFEFSPGITVTNMRQIKGLEFDNLIILDPSEENYPNDNQGMKNFYTVITRAKEQLFMVGTEAPTSLMSDAIANGIINFQDQAKVVPIEFTEDEDAPF; via the coding sequence TTGGAAAACAAAAAAAGGGGATCTATGGACCTGTTAGATTTCACGCAAAAATTAAATGAAGAATTTAAAAAAGATTGTGTTATCTGTACAGCGGAGCGACCGTGGTTCGGCCATTTCATTCTTGAGACAGATGAATGTCGGCTGTCATACAAAATCGGAGATAAGAAAAATGCAGAGCTGCAAATCATAGACTGGAGGAATCCGCTTTCAAAGGGTTTTTATAATATGGTGCCTGGCGACTATTTTGATATGGATGAGTGGCAGGTCGAAAAACAACGTAAAGAACGATATCATTCCATATCCGGAGAGGTACTGCAGCAAACAAAAATCGTTGATAGAAACAGAACCATTTTCCAGGCAACCATCCAGACCAAGGACAATGATCACCTAGTCGAAATCAAAGATGATACCTATGTGTTTTTAGATGACGTCTCTGCTTATTTTACAAGTATAGAAGGGTTGCCCGATATCCGGTCGATGCTGACGAAAGATCAGTATGAATTAATTACAGCAAACCATTTGCAACCCCTAATCATTCAGGGAAGTGCCGGTTCCGGGAAAACAACAGTGGCTTTATATCGCGCTTCATGGCTGACATACGCCGAGTCTGCCCGTCATCCGGTTGACCCAAAAAATATTTTAATCGTAATGTTCAATAAAGCATTGCAAAGCTTTATATCAAATCTCCTTGAGCCATTGGGAATTGAATCAGCTAACCTCTTTACCTTTCATGCCTGGGCATTGAGTGAGGTAAAAAAAGCATATAAAGGCAAGATCAAGATCTGCATTGATCCTTTTGAAGGCGAGCAGACAGCGAAAAGCATAAAAAAGCAAATTGGTATTCTAAGAGCGATAGAGGTTTTTGTGAATGGGCAGATCCAAAGGCTTTATAAATGGGTGGAGCAGAAACTCAGCCCTTACCGTGGGCAAAGATGGATTGACGATCTAACCCAGTCAGAACAGCCCATCGTTCAGCGCCTTATAAGATTAAGAACAAAAGCGTTGATCGAGCGGAATAATGCCCAAGGGCGAGAAAAAGAAGAATTGGAGCAAATTCATCTGCTTTTCAGCCAAGCGGTTAAACGGATGACCCAGTATAAGGAAGAACTACTGAAATTTCTTACCGACAAGGTTCTGCTCAAAAAACACCTTAAACATATATCTGAAAACGAAATTGACACATTGGTTCGATACCAGAAGTCCCTTCAGGGAAAAGACAGTTCGCCACGGCGTCCCGGTCCTTTTGTCGGGTTTGATGACCTATCCCTCATCTTGTACCTCATTGAATTAAAAAATGGTGGATTAACAGATAAAAACAATGAAAATGTCAACCTTTTCGATCATTTAATCATTGACGAAGCCCAGGATTTCGGTGCTATAGAAATGACAGTGCTGCTCTCCTCCGTCAAAACACGAGCCGGTGTTACAATCGTTGGCGATATCAATCAAAAAATCATTCCCGAAGCCGATTTTATGGGTTGGGAAAAATTGGCCGAAGAACTTGGCATTGAAGGCGCAACCGTTTCAACGCTTGAAGTGGCCCACCGTTCTACAAAGCCTATCATGGACCTTGCATGTAGTGTCTTAAAATCAGCACGATCAACAAGGGGAAGAAACGGCATTTCGCCAGCAATAACCGTACTAAGCAGTGAAGAAGATAAAATAAAATATATTGTTGATATCTTAAAGCAACTTAGCCTCACATCAGAAAATCAGCATACATGCATCATTTGCCGACATGCAAAAGATGCGAGACCCTTTGCGGATATGTTGAGCAAAGCACTTCCGAATATTCAGATTCGATTGGGCCATAACAAGGAATTTGAGTTTTCACCCGGAATAACTGTTACCAACATGCGCCAGATAAAAGGCCTCGAGTTTGATAATTTAATTATCCTTGATCCATCAGAGGAAAATTATCCCAATGATAATCAAGGAATGAAAAATTTTTATACAGTTATCACACGGGCAAAAGAGCAATTGTTTATGGTTGGCACTGAAGCACCCACGTCTCTTATGAGCGATGCAATTGCAAACGGGATCATTAATTTTCAAGACCAGGCTAAGGTTGTTCCTATCGAATTTACAGAAGATGAAGATGCTCCCTTTTGA
- a CDS encoding ATP-binding protein, translating into MPANVIFLGGVGLGKTHLASALGYEACLKGYTVLFATAIDVINTLSAAQAAGRMKQELKKYIRPSLLILDELGFLPIDKTGADLLFQVISQRYEQGPIVITSNRAFKDWPEIFNNDSTLTSAILDRLLHHADTILIQGKSYRMKEQID; encoded by the coding sequence GTGCCGGCCAATGTCATTTTTCTCGGTGGCGTGGGCCTTGGAAAAACCCATTTGGCTTCCGCTTTGGGGTACGAGGCCTGCCTTAAGGGATATACTGTCCTGTTCGCCACCGCCATCGACGTGATCAATACGCTCTCCGCGGCTCAAGCCGCAGGACGCATGAAACAGGAGTTGAAAAAATACATCCGCCCCTCGTTGCTGATCCTTGACGAGCTTGGATTTTTGCCCATCGATAAAACCGGCGCGGATCTGCTATTCCAGGTCATCAGCCAGCGCTACGAGCAGGGACCGATTGTTATCACATCAAATCGTGCCTTCAAGGACTGGCCGGAAATCTTCAACAACGACAGCACGCTGACCTCAGCCATTCTTGATCGACTGCTTCATCATGCCGACACGATTCTTATCCAAGGAAAAAGCTATCGCATGAAAGAGCAAATAGATTGA
- a CDS encoding DEAD/DEAH box helicase, protein MTAYLGFFAEIVDELLAGGHKALVFSQFTGHLGIIREVVESKSIRYQYLDGSTPQKERQRRVASFQNGDGDLFLISLKAGGVGLNLTAADYVIHMDPWWNPAVEDQAADRAHRIGQTRPVTVYSLIARHTIEEKIVALHRAKRDLADSLLDGTDMSGKMNAEELMALIREG, encoded by the coding sequence TTGACAGCGTATCTGGGCTTTTTTGCTGAAATTGTCGATGAACTCCTCGCGGGCGGGCACAAGGCCCTGGTCTTCAGCCAGTTTACCGGGCATCTGGGAATCATCCGCGAGGTGGTGGAGAGCAAATCGATCCGCTACCAGTATCTGGACGGAAGTACTCCGCAGAAAGAGCGTCAGCGCCGGGTGGCGTCATTTCAGAATGGCGACGGAGATCTGTTTCTGATCAGCCTCAAGGCCGGTGGCGTTGGCCTGAACCTTACCGCTGCCGACTACGTCATCCATATGGATCCCTGGTGGAATCCGGCCGTTGAAGACCAGGCCGCCGACCGGGCGCACCGTATCGGCCAAACCCGGCCGGTGACCGTTTACAGCCTGATCGCCCGGCATACGATCGAGGAGAAAATCGTCGCCCTGCACCGCGCCAAACGGGACCTTGCCGACAGTCTGCTTGACGGTACCGATATGAGCGGGAAAATGAACGCCGAGGAACTGATGGCATTGATTCGGGAGGGATGA
- a CDS encoding IS1 family transposase, translating to MLLFTCKCPNCSSENIRHDYVYRTISNGDREMFLCQDCKYSFSETKNTFLKDIRKPVSKIWEVLNARTEGTSLNATCRIFKIAKNTLLAWERKFSYLYSTLLIYSMAHTFIQSVIEGDEFYTKVKKNVPPEESSGWTIVLMDRASRFIWEMSCGKKDRSLFEKAIKTLAELVNQTEDITLLTDGERRYGKILFEICHELFQTGMRGRPRKVLKKGVTVRVKNKGSQSHKKGRKRPKYQTTCPQHPETTNHITDKETHANHVEANNAAMRRKCSAYRRKTNTYAKSETGLQRVLNVYWVIHNFLRVHFTTKKVPAVSLGVLECEITPEALFSAQHI from the coding sequence ATGCTGTTATTTACATGCAAATGTCCCAATTGTTCGTCTGAAAATATCCGACATGACTATGTATATCGCACAATTTCTAACGGTGATAGGGAAATGTTTCTTTGTCAAGACTGCAAATATTCATTCTCAGAAACAAAAAACACATTCCTGAAAGATATCAGAAAGCCTGTCAGTAAAATTTGGGAGGTCTTAAACGCCCGAACTGAGGGAACGTCACTCAATGCCACCTGCCGGATCTTTAAGATCGCTAAAAACACCCTTCTTGCCTGGGAAAGAAAATTTTCCTATCTTTATAGTACGTTATTGATCTATTCAATGGCGCATACGTTCATCCAGTCAGTCATCGAAGGTGATGAATTTTATACAAAAGTCAAAAAAAATGTTCCTCCTGAAGAATCTTCCGGATGGACTATTGTCCTCATGGATAGAGCCAGCCGTTTCATTTGGGAAATGAGCTGCGGTAAAAAGGACAGGTCCCTTTTTGAAAAAGCAATCAAAACCTTGGCGGAACTTGTCAACCAAACTGAAGACATAACCCTTCTGACAGATGGTGAACGTCGATATGGAAAAATTCTATTTGAAATATGCCACGAGCTTTTTCAAACTGGTATGCGTGGTCGTCCTCGAAAAGTGTTGAAAAAAGGAGTCACCGTCAGGGTAAAAAACAAAGGATCCCAATCCCATAAGAAAGGACGCAAAAGACCAAAATACCAGACAACATGTCCTCAACACCCTGAGACCACAAACCATATTACAGATAAGGAAACACACGCCAACCACGTTGAAGCCAACAATGCTGCAATGCGCCGAAAATGTTCCGCGTATAGAAGAAAAACAAACACATATGCAAAATCAGAAACCGGTCTTCAACGCGTGTTGAACGTTTATTGGGTTATCCATAACTTCCTCAGAGTTCACTTTACGACCAAAAAGGTGCCCGCTGTTAGTTTAGGAGTACTCGAATGCGAGATCACTCCAGAAGCACTTTTCAGTGCACAACATATTTAA
- a CDS encoding FadR/GntR family transcriptional regulator, whose protein sequence is MHFFEPIKQSRASEEVLAQLKGAILQGAYKEGDKLPSERELTNLFNVSRGVVREAIRGLQVSGYVKIKQGPLGGAFVKENSAGLLEMGVSDLYSSKKLSINEVGRVRQYIEPEIARLAALNVTDGYRKKLEIALEQEKQGFESNEDLMNKLTAVHFILAEMSGNIILKNILISLISLTHQIINELLTESLLTIHRIGEHDDVFMSVITGDPEAARKSMAFHSACFCDEFVQLEKATVEKATAANSVQASSFPSSPCPFNGPGKK, encoded by the coding sequence ATGCATTTTTTTGAACCGATAAAACAGTCCAGGGCGAGCGAAGAGGTGTTGGCCCAACTTAAAGGCGCCATTCTTCAAGGCGCCTATAAAGAAGGAGACAAACTTCCATCGGAAAGAGAATTGACAAACTTGTTCAATGTCAGCCGAGGAGTCGTGCGGGAAGCCATCCGGGGCCTTCAGGTGAGCGGATACGTTAAAATAAAACAGGGGCCGCTGGGAGGCGCGTTTGTCAAAGAAAATTCCGCGGGTCTGCTGGAGATGGGTGTTTCCGATTTATATTCCTCAAAAAAGCTTTCTATTAATGAGGTGGGCCGTGTTCGTCAATACATTGAACCGGAAATCGCGCGACTGGCTGCGTTGAATGTCACCGATGGATATAGAAAAAAGCTTGAAATTGCATTGGAGCAAGAAAAGCAAGGTTTCGAATCAAACGAAGACCTCATGAATAAACTGACAGCCGTTCATTTCATTCTCGCTGAAATGTCCGGCAATATTATTTTGAAAAACATACTGATCTCATTGATATCCTTAACCCACCAAATTATCAATGAACTTCTGACAGAGAGCCTGCTGACAATTCATCGCATCGGGGAGCATGACGATGTTTTTATGTCGGTTATAACAGGGGACCCCGAAGCGGCCAGAAAATCCATGGCTTTCCACAGCGCTTGTTTTTGCGATGAATTTGTTCAATTGGAAAAGGCAACCGTAGAAAAAGCAACCGCGGCGAATTCAGTTCAGGCATCATCATTTCCATCATCTCCCTGCCCTTTCAATGGACCCGGCAAGAAATAA
- a CDS encoding transposase has protein sequence MGANFCARISYNQWKEAKKFYLSGKKEQIAKIIPTPQSFRKCHQMGIDNKPIKVRFIRVELESGETKILVTSLKDMAKYPHEYFSDLYHLRWPVEEDYKTLKYRIQIENFSGKTYRSVYQDFHAKVFSKNFTAVVASTTKKQIQAKSENLKHLHQINFTQALVKMKHTIVHVFHQTDNKLIEIICKLRKIFIQTTESVRPNRKFPRRHRVKQQRFFYEYKTNR, from the coding sequence TTGGGAGCTAATTTTTGCGCCAGAATTTCGTATAATCAGTGGAAAGAGGCTAAAAAGTTCTATTTATCAGGAAAGAAAGAGCAAATTGCTAAAATTATTCCCACGCCTCAATCTTTTCGCAAATGCCACCAAATGGGCATTGATAACAAACCGATAAAGGTTCGCTTTATTCGGGTTGAGTTGGAATCTGGTGAAACGAAAATACTCGTTACCTCCCTGAAGGATATGGCAAAGTATCCGCATGAATACTTTTCGGATCTGTACCACCTGCGCTGGCCGGTAGAAGAGGATTATAAGACTTTGAAATATCGCATTCAGATCGAAAACTTCTCCGGCAAGACATACCGTTCCGTTTATCAAGATTTCCATGCTAAAGTTTTTTCAAAGAACTTCACAGCAGTCGTCGCAAGTACGACTAAAAAACAGATTCAAGCTAAATCTGAAAACCTGAAGCATTTACACCAAATAAACTTCACACAGGCATTGGTGAAAATGAAGCATACGATTGTACACGTTTTTCATCAAACCGATAATAAACTTATTGAAATTATTTGTAAACTACGAAAAATATTTATCCAAACGACTGAAAGCGTAAGACCCAATAGAAAATTTCCAAGGAGGCACAGGGTCAAACAACAACGCTTTTTCTATGAATACAAAACGAACCGTTAA
- the istA gene encoding IS21 family transposase, translated as MIDYALYCKINHLSANDGLTAPQIARELSMDVRTIRKWLNETQYKPRQGTPRPSKLDPFKRDIVRLLETHPYTATQIFQRIREQGFTGQYSIVKDYVRKVRPPKPNAFLTLSFAPGECAQVDWGSYGSVNVGNTRRRLSFFVMVLCYSRLMYVQFTVSQTMEHFLGCHQSAFEFFGKVPQRIMVDNLKSAVLKRIVGKAPVFNPKYLDFANHYGFTITACNVGKGNEKGRVENGVGYVKKNLLAGLDISDFSAIHPATRHWLDTVANVRTHGKTNEQPIARFEKERSCLNPLPANRFDIATVCQVRASSQFRVPVDGNHYSVPAEYAGRQLTLKTYPDRICLYDDNKLIARHIRSYDRREDIEDPDHPKQLLLWRKKGHWFS; from the coding sequence ATGATCGATTATGCCCTTTACTGCAAAATCAACCATCTGAGCGCAAACGACGGATTGACGGCCCCACAAATCGCCCGTGAACTGTCCATGGACGTCAGAACCATCCGAAAATGGCTGAATGAAACCCAGTATAAGCCACGCCAGGGCACCCCGCGCCCCAGCAAGCTCGACCCCTTCAAAAGGGATATTGTCCGCCTGCTCGAAACCCATCCCTATACCGCGACACAGATCTTTCAACGCATCCGGGAACAGGGCTTTACCGGCCAATATTCCATCGTCAAGGACTACGTCCGCAAAGTAAGGCCGCCCAAACCAAACGCCTTTCTCACGCTATCATTCGCGCCGGGAGAATGCGCCCAGGTCGATTGGGGATCCTATGGTTCCGTCAATGTCGGCAATACCCGAAGACGGCTCAGCTTTTTTGTCATGGTGCTTTGCTATAGCCGCTTGATGTATGTGCAGTTCACCGTCTCGCAAACCATGGAACATTTTTTGGGCTGCCATCAAAGTGCCTTTGAGTTTTTCGGCAAGGTTCCCCAACGAATCATGGTCGACAATCTCAAGAGCGCCGTGCTCAAGCGCATTGTGGGAAAGGCGCCGGTGTTCAATCCCAAATACCTGGACTTTGCAAACCATTACGGCTTTACGATCACAGCTTGCAACGTGGGCAAGGGAAATGAAAAGGGGCGCGTGGAGAACGGTGTCGGCTATGTAAAAAAGAACCTTCTGGCCGGATTGGATATCTCCGATTTTTCGGCCATCCACCCAGCGACCCGGCACTGGCTCGACACGGTGGCGAACGTACGTACCCACGGCAAAACCAATGAACAGCCCATTGCACGTTTTGAAAAAGAGCGCTCCTGCTTAAACCCGTTGCCGGCAAACCGCTTCGACATCGCTACGGTCTGTCAGGTCCGGGCGTCGAGCCAGTTCCGCGTACCGGTTGATGGCAACCATTACTCGGTGCCGGCCGAGTATGCCGGTCGGCAACTGACCTTGAAAACCTACCCCGACCGGATTTGCCTTTACGATGACAATAAACTGATTGCCCGCCATATCCGCAGCTATGATCGCCGCGAGGATATCGAAGACCCGGATCATCCCAAACAACTTTTGCTGTGGCGCAAAAAAGGGCACTGGTTCAGTTGA
- a CDS encoding DUF4203 domain-containing protein — protein MIIQMIISVLMGMMLLVAGRRLFWLFVAVAGFAAGLQAAPMIFGPQPFWLLWSVGLIGGVIGAVLALFFQHIAIGVGGFLAGSALAFQLMALLGRYPSGWIILVGGIVGAVALFLVFDWALILLSSIVGAVLLGDGMGRVTFVHPAMLMVLFVIGVAIQGAWLLASRKTDR, from the coding sequence ATGATAATACAGATGATCATCTCTGTCCTCATGGGAATGATGTTGCTGGTAGCGGGACGCCGGCTATTCTGGCTGTTTGTCGCTGTGGCCGGATTCGCCGCCGGCCTGCAGGCGGCGCCCATGATTTTCGGTCCGCAACCGTTCTGGCTGCTCTGGTCCGTCGGATTGATCGGTGGTGTCATCGGCGCGGTGCTGGCCCTGTTTTTTCAGCATATCGCCATCGGTGTGGGCGGGTTTCTGGCGGGCAGTGCGCTGGCTTTTCAATTGATGGCCCTTCTGGGCCGGTATCCCAGCGGGTGGATAATCCTTGTGGGGGGAATTGTCGGCGCAGTTGCTCTCTTTCTTGTTTTCGACTGGGCCCTGATCCTGCTTTCGTCCATTGTGGGCGCCGTTTTGCTCGGCGATGGCATGGGCCGGGTCACCTTTGTTCATCCGGCCATGCTGATGGTTCTTTTTGTCATCGGCGTGGCCATCCAGGGGGCATGGCTGCTGGCTTCCCGGAAAACTGACCGTTGA
- a CDS encoding helix-turn-helix domain-containing protein, whose amino-acid sequence MVTKHPICPDRIRKVPKQFSWLDHRLVSEHYIDRCTHKAAALYLFLVTVSDAKGMSYYSDRTLAQRLGMDEPEVIRVRSELVDIGLIAYRKPLYQVLAIDPEPVRTSGGLQSVEQIFKRIAEGRS is encoded by the coding sequence ATGGTAACCAAGCACCCAATTTGCCCCGATCGTATCCGAAAAGTCCCAAAACAGTTCAGTTGGCTCGATCACCGCCTGGTCAGTGAACACTATATCGATCGCTGCACTCACAAAGCGGCGGCATTGTATCTGTTCCTGGTCACCGTCTCCGATGCAAAAGGTATGAGCTATTACTCCGACCGAACCCTGGCCCAGCGCCTGGGGATGGACGAACCGGAGGTCATACGGGTTCGCAGCGAACTGGTTGATATCGGCCTGATTGCCTATCGAAAGCCGTTATATCAGGTTTTAGCCATCGACCCCGAGCCGGTAAGAACCAGCGGTGGCCTTCAGTCGGTTGAACAGATTTTCAAGCGCATCGCGGAGGGTCGGTCATGA